From a single Lolium rigidum isolate FL_2022 chromosome 7, APGP_CSIRO_Lrig_0.1, whole genome shotgun sequence genomic region:
- the LOC124676296 gene encoding endoplasmic reticulum-Golgi intermediate compartment protein 3-like produces MELWNKLRSLDAYPKVNEDFYSRTLSGGLITIFSSIAILLLFFSEIRLYLYSATESKLTVDTSRGERLHINFDVTFPALPCSLVAIDTMDVSGEQHYDIRHDIIKKRIDQLGNVIESRKDGVGSHKIERPLQNHGGRLDHNEAYCGSCYGSEESDNQCCNTCDEVRDAYRKKGWALTNVESIDQVLKNRFVQRLKDEHGEGCNIHGFVDVNKVAGNFHFAPGKGLDHAFNFLQDMLNFQPENYNISHKINKLSFGKDFPGVINPLDGVEWKQEQTTGLTGMYQYFVKVVPTIYTDIRGRKIHSNQFSVTEHFREAIGLPRPPPGVYFFYEFSPIQVDFTEENTSLLHFLTNICAIIGGIFTVAGILDSFVYHGHRAIKKKMEIGKLG; encoded by the exons ATGGAGCTTTGGAACAAGCTGCGGAGCCTCGACGCCTACCCGAAGGTGAACGAGGACTTCTACAGCCGCACCCTCTCCGGCGGCCTCATCACCATCTTCTCCTCCAtcgccatcctcctcctcttcttctcggaGATCC GGCTGTATCTATATTCTGCTACAGAGAGTAAGCTCACAGTTGACACCTCAAGAGGAGAAAGGTTACATATCAAT TTTGATGTTACATTCCCGGCTCTTCCTTGCTCTCTTGTTGCTATTGATACGATGGATGTCAGTGGAGAGCAACATTATGATATA AGGCATGATATAATAAAGAAAAGAATCGATCAGCTTGGTAATGTAATTGAATCAAGAAAAGATGGAGTTGGTTCCCATAAG ATCGAAAGACCACTGCagaatcatggtggaaggcttgaCCACAATGAGGCTTACTGTGGGTCTTGTTATGGTTCCGAAGAG TCAGATAATCAGTGTTGTAACACCTGTGATGAAGTTCGTGATGCCTATCGGAAGAAAGGATGGGCACTCACTAACGTAGAATCAATTGACCAGGTATTGAAGAATC GATTTGTTCAAAGGTTAAAGGATGAACACGGCGAAGGATGCAACATTCATGGATTTGTAGATGTGAATAAAGTAGCTGGAAATTTTCACTTCGCCCCTGGAAAAGGCTTGGACCATGCATTCAACTTCCTTCAAGACATGTTAAACTTCCAGCCAGAAAATTACAAT ATAAGTCACAAGATAAACAAACTGTCTTTTGGCAAAGATTTCCCTGGTGTCATCAATCCTCTTGATGG TGTAGAATGGAAACAGGAGCAGACAACTGGGTTAACAGGGATGTACCAGTATTTTGTTAAG GTTGTCCCTACTATCTATACAGATATTAGGGGTCGAAAGATTCACTCAAATCAG TTCTCTGTGACGGAGCACTTTCGAGAAGCAATTGGCCTTCCAAGGCCCCCACCTGGTGTATATTTCTTCTATGAATTTTCACCAATTCAG GTTGACTTTACTGAAGAAAACACATCGCTTCTTCACTTCCTGACGAACATATGTGCTATCATTGGAG GCATATTCACTGTGGCCGGCATCCTAGATTCTTTCGTGTACCATGGTCACCGTGCGATAAAGAAGAAGATGGAGATCGGAAAGCTTGGATAG